Proteins encoded in a region of the Salvelinus fontinalis isolate EN_2023a chromosome 17, ASM2944872v1, whole genome shotgun sequence genome:
- the LOC129813590 gene encoding protein shisa-like-2A: MSSECTSYYSAENVFMNGSSCPKEGSDPSATFCCGFNDIKYCCDDPNSFFPYEYGYMWWLSFGALIGLSIAAVVLLAFLITVCVLCYLFIATKPSRLDNGLPLRAPGLEPSEGPSHSGPAPSIGPHGFRKHFFSRKLDCDNQPPDPERLFQRCFVTTVNMEGPS; this comes from the exons ATGAGTTCGGAGTGCACCAGCTACTACAGCGCAGAGAATGTGTTTATGAACGGCTCTTCCTGTCCTAAAGAAGGGAGCGATCCGAGCGCGACATTCTGCTGCGGATTTAACGATATCAAGTATTGCTGTGATGATCCCAACAGCTTTTTCCCTTATGAGTATGGATACATGTGGTGGCTCAG CTTTGGGGCTCTGATAGGTCTGTCCATAGCAGCGGTGGTCCTCCTGGCCTTCCTCATCACAGTCTGTGTCCTCTGCTACCTCTTCATCGCCACTAAGCCCAGTCGCCTGGACAACGGCCTACCACTACGAGCACCAG GGTTGGAACCCAGTGAGGGCCCCAGCCACTCCGGCCCAGCACCTTCCATCGGCCCTCACGGCTTCAGGAAGCACTTCTTCAGCAGGAAGCTGGACTGTGACAACCAGCCACCCGACCCTGAGAGATTGTTCCAGAGGTGCTTCGTCACCACCGTCAACATGGAGGGCCCATCATAG